In the genome of Microbacterium saperdae, one region contains:
- the metX gene encoding homoserine O-acetyltransferase MetX, with the protein MDWQTTSEDTVPSAPVTEADVRLLRARPPATGAWRDGDPIGGRHFASFGSFRTESGTELPGIRLAYETWGELNEARDNAVLVLHALTGDSHVRGPAGAGHPTAGWWEDLTGPGAPLDTDRWFLIAPNMLGGCQGSTGPASVAPNGYEWASRFPYLTIRDQVAAQVLLADALGIERWAAVIGGSMGGMHALEWAATHPERVERLAVLSSPPVTTADQIALNTVQIGTISMDPRFQGGEYYDLGDGDGPHRGLALARRMALLNYRSPIELNQRFQRSWQSDVSPLGHGGRFAVESYLDFHGNKFTRRFDANSYITLVEAMNSHDVGRDRGGVEEALHAVTATTLVLGIDSDRLFPVDGQHRIARSIPNTLDGNEAVVLASDFGHDGFLIESEAVGAHLRRLLDS; encoded by the coding sequence ATGGACTGGCAGACGACCTCCGAGGACACGGTGCCATCGGCGCCCGTGACGGAGGCCGATGTGCGCCTACTGCGCGCACGCCCTCCCGCCACGGGAGCCTGGCGTGACGGCGACCCGATCGGCGGGCGGCACTTCGCCTCGTTCGGCTCCTTCCGCACCGAGAGCGGCACCGAACTCCCCGGCATCCGTCTCGCCTACGAGACCTGGGGCGAGCTGAACGAGGCGCGCGACAACGCGGTCCTCGTCCTGCACGCCCTCACCGGTGACAGCCATGTGCGCGGCCCCGCCGGCGCCGGGCATCCCACGGCCGGCTGGTGGGAGGACCTCACCGGCCCCGGCGCTCCTCTCGACACCGACCGCTGGTTCCTGATCGCACCCAACATGCTCGGCGGATGCCAGGGCTCCACCGGTCCGGCCAGCGTCGCTCCGAACGGCTATGAGTGGGCGTCGCGGTTCCCCTATCTGACGATCCGCGACCAGGTCGCCGCGCAGGTCCTGCTCGCTGATGCGCTCGGGATCGAGCGCTGGGCTGCGGTGATCGGCGGCTCGATGGGCGGCATGCACGCGCTGGAGTGGGCGGCGACGCATCCGGAGCGCGTCGAGCGTCTCGCCGTGCTCTCCTCTCCCCCGGTGACGACGGCCGACCAGATCGCCCTGAACACCGTGCAGATCGGCACGATCAGCATGGACCCGCGGTTCCAGGGCGGGGAGTACTACGACCTGGGCGACGGTGACGGCCCGCACCGCGGCCTGGCGCTCGCACGGCGTATGGCGCTGCTGAACTACCGGAGCCCGATCGAACTCAACCAGCGCTTCCAACGCTCGTGGCAGTCCGACGTGTCGCCCCTGGGCCACGGCGGGCGATTCGCCGTCGAGTCGTACCTCGACTTCCACGGCAACAAGTTCACGCGACGTTTCGATGCGAACAGCTACATCACGCTCGTCGAGGCGATGAACTCACACGACGTGGGCCGTGACCGCGGCGGCGTCGAAGAGGCCTTGCACGCGGTCACCGCCACCACGCTCGTGCTCGGGATCGACAGCGACCGGCTCTTCCCTGTCGACGGGCAGCATCGCATCGCCCGCAGCATCCCGAACACCCTCGATGGCAACGAGGCCGTGGTGCTCGCGAGCGACTTCGGCCACGACGGATTCCTGATCGAGAGTGAAGCGGTCGGCGCGCATCTGCGGCGCCTGCTCGACAGCTGA
- a CDS encoding thiamine-binding protein, producing the protein MLIAFSVAPSGTPAEGQERTSDSVHDAVAAAVKVVRESGLAHRTTSMFTEIEGPDWDTVMDVVKRATEAVMPFGSRVSLVLKADIRPGYSGELDAKIERLEAAIEGTETSN; encoded by the coding sequence ATGCTGATCGCCTTCTCCGTCGCCCCCAGCGGAACCCCCGCCGAAGGACAGGAACGTACGAGCGACTCCGTGCACGATGCGGTCGCCGCCGCCGTCAAGGTCGTGCGCGAGTCCGGTCTGGCTCATCGCACCACGAGCATGTTCACCGAGATCGAGGGTCCCGACTGGGACACCGTGATGGACGTCGTCAAGCGCGCGACCGAGGCTGTGATGCCGTTCGGGTCGCGGGTGTCGTTGGTCCTGAAGGCCGACATCCGTCCCGGATACTCGGGAGAGCTGGATGCGAAGATCGAGCGCCTCGAGGCGGCGATCGAGGGGACGGAGACGTCGAATTGA
- a CDS encoding serine/threonine-protein kinase, with translation MTAPGDGAVGRFTTSDGQLYYAGEPVLDEDRRPVLPRLILDDAPLGAGANGVVFRATHRALSTTQVVKLYIPGDDSVTQKAWLEASKNANADLRDVVALVHDAGTFAYPRPISFSVMESVASIETLGQWFGASEQWRRALKSYAGAERISGAETRRLIRTTMLQEHLNALSGYLISVITLHSNGVIHGDLNNGNLLIEGEIPLAERWSVRPYFPDTGAGQLNPHRIKVIDLGSSQAAGTSSEVGKIRENSFLISAARRFLKPMLEDSDATFMELLRIEQEPSGDSGRFEPYFVKDSHHAVDPYELSSDLLRLTFVLNLVLGYSESSAGIDDDAHSTFDARGYSDLMQIAIEEKVDPQIPGFGGRAATAMMALSEHSRGRLIDWPRVFGLWNDLHPGLLEGFRPPAIEAG, from the coding sequence TTGACCGCTCCGGGAGACGGCGCCGTCGGCAGGTTCACGACTTCGGACGGGCAACTCTACTACGCGGGCGAACCTGTACTCGACGAAGACCGACGCCCGGTTCTGCCTAGGCTCATCCTCGACGATGCTCCACTGGGAGCGGGAGCGAACGGGGTGGTGTTTCGGGCGACGCACCGCGCCCTCTCCACCACCCAGGTCGTCAAGCTCTACATCCCCGGGGATGACTCGGTGACACAGAAGGCCTGGCTCGAGGCCTCCAAGAACGCCAATGCCGACCTTCGAGACGTGGTGGCGCTCGTCCATGACGCGGGAACCTTCGCCTACCCCCGGCCGATCTCCTTCTCGGTGATGGAGAGCGTGGCCTCGATCGAGACACTGGGACAGTGGTTCGGAGCGAGTGAGCAGTGGCGGCGCGCACTGAAGAGTTACGCGGGTGCAGAGCGCATCAGCGGGGCGGAGACGCGGCGGCTGATCCGGACGACGATGTTGCAGGAGCACTTGAACGCGTTGTCGGGCTACCTCATCTCCGTGATCACACTGCACAGCAACGGCGTCATCCATGGAGATCTGAACAACGGCAACCTTCTGATCGAGGGGGAGATCCCTCTCGCCGAGCGCTGGAGTGTGCGGCCGTACTTCCCGGATACGGGCGCCGGACAGCTGAATCCGCATCGCATCAAGGTGATCGATCTGGGGTCCAGCCAGGCTGCAGGAACCTCATCGGAAGTCGGAAAGATCAGGGAGAACTCCTTCCTCATCAGCGCCGCGCGACGCTTCCTGAAGCCGATGCTCGAGGATTCGGATGCGACCTTCATGGAGCTGCTGCGCATCGAGCAGGAGCCGTCAGGAGATTCCGGGAGATTCGAGCCCTACTTCGTGAAGGACTCGCACCACGCTGTTGATCCATATGAGTTGAGCAGCGACCTGCTCCGCCTGACGTTCGTCCTGAATCTCGTCCTCGGCTACTCGGAGAGCTCGGCGGGGATCGATGACGACGCCCACTCCACATTCGACGCGCGCGGGTACAGCGATCTGATGCAGATCGCGATCGAAGAGAAGGTGGATCCGCAGATTCCCGGTTTCGGAGGCCGAGCGGCCACGGCGATGATGGCCCTGTCGGAGCACTCCCGGGGACGACTCATCGATTGGCCCCGAGTCTTCGGACTGTGGAACGATCTCCATCCGGGCCTGCTGGAAGGGTTCCGGCCGCCGGCGATCGAGGCGGGCTGA
- a CDS encoding NUDIX hydrolase: MSDPEESLPVAGTVILLRPAVSGIEVLLMRRPDRGSFAGAWVFPGGKVEDVDRRPGAPEIEDARRAGIRETFEEVGLDVDELVVLSQWQPPREAPTRIRTWFFLATAADQQPSPSVDEVSEIEWVSPAVALERHGAGAWVLFPPTWVTLHRLVACDDVESALASAGTAELFQTRVQDAGRAFEWAQGRLDASHLPWTFVSA, encoded by the coding sequence GTGAGCGACCCCGAAGAGTCTCTGCCCGTCGCCGGAACCGTGATCCTGCTGCGTCCGGCGGTGTCCGGCATCGAGGTGCTGCTGATGCGCCGTCCCGACAGGGGATCGTTCGCGGGAGCGTGGGTCTTCCCCGGGGGAAAGGTCGAGGACGTCGACCGGCGCCCCGGAGCGCCCGAGATCGAGGATGCGCGGCGAGCGGGTATCCGGGAGACCTTCGAAGAAGTCGGCCTCGACGTCGACGAGCTCGTCGTGCTGTCGCAGTGGCAGCCGCCGCGCGAGGCGCCGACGCGCATCCGCACCTGGTTCTTCCTCGCGACGGCGGCGGATCAGCAACCGTCGCCATCCGTCGACGAGGTGAGCGAGATCGAGTGGGTGAGCCCGGCCGTCGCCCTCGAGCGCCACGGGGCCGGCGCGTGGGTGCTCTTCCCACCGACGTGGGTGACCCTGCACCGGCTCGTCGCGTGCGACGACGTCGAGTCCGCTCTCGCCTCCGCAGGCACCGCAGAGTTGTTCCAGACGCGAGTACAGGACGCGGGCCGCGCGTTCGAATGGGCGCAGGGTCGGCTCGACGCCTCGCACCTGCCCTGGACCTTCGTCTCCGCCTGA
- a CDS encoding MFS transporter, with protein sequence MNPSTESRGAAKRALLSLAIGSFGIGMTEFVIMGLLPNIASDLLPALSATSQEDALSQAGWLISLYALGVVIGAPTIAGFVARYPRHRVMIVLALALTVFNALTVVLPTFELVGISRFLAGLPHGAYFGIGALVAADVMGPGNRAKGVAFILTGLTVANVVGVPLGTYLGQEFGWRAAFAVVAFVFAVATLCITFFVPKHPGEPGRTMRQELGVFRIRQVWFTLGVGAIGFGGFFAVYSYIAPLVTEVAGSPEWVVPIVLVLMGLGMTAGNLVGGHLADIDLRRTLLFGLAAMAVVFALLAVLSFWIVSLSLIVLIVGFVSSVLSPTIQTRLMDVAGDNQSIAAAMNHSALNIGNSLGAFLGGVVIALGWSYTAPAWTGAALALAGLLIALLSYRVEARRPAAPVLVAS encoded by the coding sequence GTGAATCCCTCGACTGAATCGAGGGGTGCGGCGAAGAGGGCGCTCCTCTCTCTCGCCATAGGCAGCTTCGGAATCGGCATGACCGAGTTCGTGATCATGGGCCTCCTGCCCAACATCGCATCCGACCTGCTTCCCGCTCTCTCGGCGACCAGCCAGGAAGACGCGCTGAGCCAGGCCGGCTGGCTGATCTCGTTGTACGCGCTCGGCGTCGTGATCGGCGCGCCCACCATCGCCGGGTTCGTGGCGCGCTATCCGCGGCACCGCGTGATGATCGTGCTCGCGCTCGCGCTGACCGTGTTCAACGCGCTCACGGTCGTGCTGCCGACGTTCGAGCTCGTCGGGATCTCGCGGTTCCTCGCCGGCCTGCCCCACGGCGCCTACTTCGGCATCGGCGCGCTGGTCGCGGCCGATGTGATGGGTCCGGGCAACCGCGCCAAGGGCGTGGCCTTCATCCTCACCGGCCTCACGGTCGCGAACGTGGTCGGAGTGCCGTTGGGCACGTATCTCGGCCAGGAGTTCGGCTGGCGCGCAGCCTTCGCCGTCGTCGCATTCGTGTTCGCCGTCGCCACGCTGTGCATCACGTTCTTCGTGCCGAAGCACCCGGGAGAGCCGGGACGCACGATGCGTCAGGAGCTCGGGGTGTTCCGCATCCGTCAGGTGTGGTTCACGCTCGGTGTGGGGGCGATCGGCTTCGGCGGATTCTTCGCGGTCTACAGCTACATCGCGCCGCTCGTGACCGAAGTCGCCGGATCGCCGGAGTGGGTCGTGCCGATCGTGCTCGTGCTCATGGGCCTCGGGATGACGGCGGGAAACCTGGTCGGCGGACACCTGGCCGACATCGACCTGCGCCGCACGCTCCTCTTCGGTCTGGCGGCCATGGCGGTGGTGTTCGCACTGCTCGCGGTGCTGTCGTTCTGGATCGTGAGCCTGAGCCTCATCGTGCTGATCGTCGGTTTCGTCTCCTCGGTGCTCAGCCCGACGATCCAGACGCGACTCATGGACGTCGCCGGCGACAACCAGTCGATCGCCGCCGCGATGAACCACTCCGCGCTCAACATCGGCAACAGCCTCGGGGCGTTCCTGGGCGGCGTGGTCATCGCCCTCGGATGGAGCTACACCGCTCCGGCCTGGACGGGAGCCGCGCTGGCGCTCGCCGGACTGCTGATCGCGCTGCTGTCGTACCGTGTCGAAGCGCGGCGGCCCGCGGCTCCGGTGCTGGTCGCGTCGTAG